CCACACATCCGACTCTCGGGCCCAGATGCCTGGACTGGTGACATCGACGTCGGCCATATCGCGGTCACGCATCATGCACTCGACACAGACTTCCTCGATGGCTGCCATGACCGGCTGCATCGGCGGCTGTGCGGGGGCAGGGTAGCGCGAGTCGGCAGGATTGTTAAGCAGGTCCTCGGCGCTGAACATAAGGGGCGGGCGGGAGAGCTCTGGGACAGAACTCAGCGCAGGGGGGTCCCTGGGGGGAGAGGCCCGTCGCGGGGACAACGTCTGGACCTGTGTTTGCATGTGCGAAAACGATCCGAGGTGCAGCGTCGGCTCCGGAAGCCCAGGCAGTGGAAGCGCTCGCGAGGGCGAAGGAGGCGACGGTGTGCGCACAAGCTCGTCGGCTTCGCGTTCCAACAGTCCAGTCGGGAGGGGATTCGAGTCGTTCATCGTCGACAGCACGTGACAAGGGTCCTTGCCTCATCACGAGGCTATCCCCTATGTGGTCGTGTTTGCTCTCCAAATGACATGGACACGCCAAGTCAACGCATATGTCTATTTTCGACGATACATTCCACCATCAACTACTATGCACATAACCTTGTCGCACCCTCTGGACCCCAAGCTTTTTGCAGTGCAAGTCCCACGCTCAGTACCAACACGAGTATCCCAAATCCAGCGCACAACACCGCAGGAAGCTTGGCACGCCCGTTCCACGGCTCTCGGGCAGGGAGCAGTTTGATGTAGCATAGTGCTGGGAACACAAATGCCAACGCCGTAGCGCTCGCGCCCCCTGTAATCTCAAGCATCACCCCTATGTTCTCTGTCAATCCCGGCCCGATCCGGTCAATACCATATCCCCCCCACTCACCGAGATCACACGTCACCAGGGCCACTGAACGCACGcatacaatcatgtcatcaTCACTTTCCCCCACACAATCCCGATTCTGAAAGAAATACTTACCGGCCATCGACGCAAATAAGATTGACGTAGTGAATAGCACGTGCCGGGTCTGATCAAACGCCTCATGCGCGAAAAAGTACTCTTCAATCACCTCTCGGCACACCATCAACTCCATCGGGGTTGTTGTCACCATATTCGCACCAAAACAAAACCGCGCAATGTTAATCACCGCATCGTCCTATGTAGTTCGTACCGGAGCCAATAAAGTCGCTTGTCAACTATTGCATTTTCCACGTGGGCGCACGACAGAACAGCGCCCTCGTTGCCAAAAGCAGCCAACGCCGCACTCACCTGAGGAAAGTTATTCAATACATTGCCCTGCGTTCGGTCCGTGAATACGAGAAATGCCGGAATAGCCATCGTCAGACATGCGACAAGCGATAGTCCCGCAGCGACGTGCGTCACTTGGTCGAATCGGTCCATCGTCGGAGTACGCATACTCCCGTAGATCAATAGGCTATTGTGGTGACATACAAACGCAAAACTGATTACTCCGATAGCCTGGAAGATCTGTGGTTGAATGAAAGAGTACTTGATCGACGGTGCCTGCGATCCTTTCAGATCCGCCGAGACACGTCCTTCTTCAAATAAAACTGTCCCGACGATCGTGAGCATTCCAATCAGTGCAAACGTACTCGCTTTTGCAAGCGAAGCGATTGACCGATAGAGAGATAACGGATATGAAATGCACGCAGTGCACAAAATAACGACAAAGTTCCTGTTCGTTAGTATCGAGAGCACAGGAACCGTGCTAAGCGTCGGGAAGATCGACCGTATCACATGTGGAATAGTATCACCTACCCGCGCGCGAACAAGATACTTGTATCAGTTTAAAATACGCTCGCATAATTACACAACCCATCCTACCGATAATTATCCCTACATATTTGTCGGTTGAGCCGCCCGGATGGCCGCAGTTGGTTAATTCAACTCACCAAACGCGCACATCCCTGTCTCACCGCAAGAACCACAAGAGTGAGCCAACAATCTGCATGCGTAGGGACGGCCCCTCGGGTTCCACACATACCTCCAAACGCAAACGCAAATTGGAAAAACGAGACCGCGGCGCGTCCGCTCGATCCTTTCGTTTTACATATAAGAAGTGCTTCTTCATGCTCCCACATGCTCAACGTACCGTAACAGTGTCCCATGATATCGATGTAGGATGTTCGTCCGCTTAACTTGGCATTTCGTACGATCAGTCGAATGGTCCAGTCTGTCACGCCTGCTAGAATTACGAGTAGGAGAATTCCAGTCACAAAGCCTGCTTGGCTAACCGCATATGGTAGCCCTAATTAGAGATGGAATGTCAAGACCATGCAGACGAGAATAGAGAAGTCACACGCGTGGGGGGACTCACCAATGATACCTAGCAACGAGCAATGGCGTGTTCAGTGCCTTGGAGGTGATACCATTACCCCAAATGCTTACCAGCACCTAAAATGGAGTTGGCCATGTTAAACATCGAGTCGAGCATGTTCCCGCCCTTGTGCTGTCGCGCAGCAAGTTCCGCGATGTCCACGCGTTCCGCAGGGTCGTCGTTATCGAACACAATGCGACCGTTGACCATTGTCTGGCCGGGCTGACCGTTCGAAAAGGTATGGAGTGGTAGATCTGGATTTCGTCGAACTTCTACTGCATCTGCGAGCCCAACCAAAAGCGGCATTCGTTGCGAAGCTGGGATAGAGGTCACTTCATCGTTTGGGTTCAACTCGTCCGAATCGAGTTCAAATTCTAATACATGTCAGTCTGCTTTTTTCACCGAGTGTTGAGATGATTGGGGGCATACCTGCTTCCCTACTCTGGGTTGTGGACCTTAGCGTTGGCGCGATGAAGCTTGTTGCTCCGACCTGCGGACTCCTACTACCGCCCATATCCCTATCTCTGTCCCTGAACGCAGTcgactcttcctcatcatcgtCTATCGCAAACACGACGTCTGCGTGCTCATCCTCGTCTCCTCTGCCCAGCAAAGGCTCCTGCGCTTCGGATCCTGTATTTCTAGTTTTTGATCGACCGAGCATTATAGCATTTCGTCTCAGTACCAGCGGTTTATTTTCTGTTATATATCAGGACCGCGAATGTGAGCTTTAGTATTCGAGTAATTAAAAGAGACGTGTCCGTCCAGTCGAGGTCCAAGTTACAGTTTGCAAATTAGCGCAGGGCGCAAGTGGCATCGCCACACCCCTCGAAATGTGATTTAGCCATTTTCGAAAGTGGAACGATCAGTAGGGTCGAAGCACAATTGGAATGACCCGATAATCGAttgctcttcttcttcttgactCTGACCAGACGGGGTTCTTGATACTATTTTTCTTCTTGAAACAATGGCGACTGTTGTGTCTGCGCCAGGAAAGGTGCTCATTGCTGGAGGATATCTTGTGCTCGACCACCGCTATCCTGGCTTGGTTGTTTCAACTTCATCGAGGTTTTACACCGTGGTCCAGCCAGCAAGTCGATCAGGAAAGATTATTGTCAACTCTCCCCAGTTTGAAAACGCAATATGGGCATACGACGTCAAGTTAGAAGGAGATGGTATTCGAATAGAGCAGTAAGTGATATGATCTGTTCCGCTCCGAGCGTGTGCTGACAGTCTCTAACAGAGTTGAGGACGCTACAGGATCCAAGAACCGGTTCGTTCAAACCGCCCTAGAAGGAACTCTGGCCATCGCACTGGCCATCGAGGAAAAGATTCATTCTCTTCGCTGGACCAAGGACTGGACATACACGTCCTTGCGGCCAATGATTTTTACTCTCAACGCGCAAGCGTACGTACTGTTTACCTCTCCTAACCCTCAAGAACACCGTTCTTTACGTCTTTTTGTGCTTGCATACAGCTTACGGCACGAAGCCTTCCCCCAACACTCGACTCACTGAACTCAATACCTCCCTTCCTTCCACAAGGTTGTCCTATTGGTCAAGTCCACAAGACAGGGCTTGGATCTTCCGCATCGTTGATTACGTCTCTGGTATCTGCCTTGCTTCTCCACTTCGATGCCATCTCGCCCGATTCGCTCTCTTCCGACGCACTTCGAATGAAGGACGAGAACTCGCGCACAATGTGGCCAGTATGTACATTGTCTTGCACAAGGCAAGGTTGGAAGTGGGTTCGACGTCTCTTCGGCTGTATTTGGGAGTCAGGTGTACCAACGGTTCGAGCCGACTGTTATTGCAGACATCATGCAAGGAAAGGTTAGTCTTCAATTTACACACACATATATTTCTCATACTCAATTTTCTAAATGCCTAGCCAAATGGATCGACCTTGCTTTCCACCTCTCCCCCTCGAACAAAGCATGGAACCACACCGTCTCTCCCTTCAAACTCCCCCTCTCACCCGTATCATGCTCGCCGATGTAGACTCGGGGAGCGATACCCCGTCCATGGTTGGCAACGTTTTGAAATGGAAAAAGGCAGAACCAGCAGTTGGCACGTTCTGTCCATTTTTTTTCTTATCTCGGTCCCGAACTCATCGCATTTTCACACCAGCCGACCAGTTATGGGAGGGATTGGACAAATGCAACCGTGGGCTAGGCGACATTGTCAACAGGCTATCACAGAGATACGACGAAGATCCCAACCGAATACGCGAACACAGTAGACAAACTGACCCGTGAGTCAGGAGACGAGGTGAGCTGTGTCTATCCCTACGGACTGAATCTCAAAGCTCAAAATCGATCAAGTGGGAACGACAGAGCCCTATAGAAGCATTGGAAGTTACTGTTGCTCAATTGTTCGGGAATACGAGGCAATTAGCAAAGGTGAGTCATCGTGTTATTGACCCAGTGAGTATAGTTGATGCGTCAGATGCAGAGTATTCGGGATGGTATGCGCGCAATGGGCAAGTCGTCAGGCGTTCCTATTGAGCCACCAGAGCAAACGCGCCTACTTGACGCATGTTGTGCCCTTCCTGGAGTCATAGGCGGAGGTGTACCAGGTGGTAAGTTCATTCGTCCAAAGGCCTCAGTCCAGGCTGATTCTTATTCATTACCTAGCCGGCGGATATGATGCGATTTGGCTACTTGTCCTTCAGCCGCAAGACAAGGAGCTGGCATCTTCTGTTGTGGCTAGCGTTGAAAAGCTTTGGCAAAGATGGACTGAACTATCGGTTTCGCCGCTTTTAGCCACAGAGAGTCTTGAGCGCGGCGCTCGCAAAGAGTTGCTTCAAGACGTGCTGGGATTGGAAGCCGCGCTGAAGGGCTCTGCTTAAAGAGGGAGAATTAGGTGCGAAGGTGATCAAGTTGAATATTGATATCGAAACAAATAGGATACACACACTCGATAATATGTACCTTTCTGATTTGTCAAATGCGGGCGTAATCGAAAGATGCAGCTGACCCTCGATGACCACAATCATGATGTTAGCGGGCGTTCTGCGAGCTGCCTGAGTAGCAAGGATTGTTGGTAACTTAGGTTCCACTCAGATATGAAAGGCAAGAAGACTAGTTTCTATCGACAGGAAAGTACAAACAGACACTATTGGAACAAACCACCGCGCCGAGCAAATCCGAGCGCTCACCAGCTGACCGCGGTCAGATCCTCGACCCGAAGGGAGAATATGTTGACAACACAGTGCCAGGAGCAAGCATCTTGATCTGCTTTGCGAAGCAGTTGGTGCACAATGGGAATGAGAGGACAAAACGACAACAGAAACCCAGTCAACAAACCCActaaaaaaagaaaaaaaagatgGGCAAGAAAACGTCCACCAAAAGTGACAATATACAATAAAATCAAAAACACCAGGATAGACCACAGAAAAATCACATCTAGAACGCACCGACAACCTCGGTCGCGCTCTCACCTAACCACGTCCACTCTACCAAAGGAGAGATATTGGATTGCTCCTGACCCCCGAGGGAGTCAAATCGAAGATCCACACCTTCCTCGGGTAACATCTTTAATAACCTCTCCATCTCGACTTCGCCATTCTCTATCGATGTGTTCAAGTCGTCCATGATCAACGGCGACATAATTGGATCCGAATCCGCGACCGATCCGGCGGACGGGGTGTTCCATGGCGACCCAGAGGTCTCCTGGTCGAGCGCCGAAGGTTGGAGAACGGCGCTAAGCCACTCGTCGTCAAGGACATTTTCATTGGTAATTT
The window above is part of the Rhizoctonia solani chromosome 7, complete sequence genome. Proteins encoded here:
- a CDS encoding Transmembrane amino acid transporter protein → MLGRSKTRNTGSEAQEPLLGRGDEDEHADVVFAIDDDEEESTAFRDRDRDMGGSRSPQVGATSFIAPTLRSTTQSREAEFELDSDELNPNDEVTSIPASQRMPLLVGLADAVEVRRNPDLPLHTFSNGQPGQTMVNGRIVFDNDDPAERVDIAELAARQHKGGNMLDSMFNMANSILGAGIIGLPYAVSQAGFVTGILLLVILAGVTDWTIRLIVRNAKLSGRTSYIDIMGHCYGSSGRAAVSFFQFAFAFGGMCAFGIIIGDTIPHVIRSIFPTLSTVPVLSILTNRNFVVILCTACISYPLSLYRSIASLAKASTFALIGMLTIVGTVLFEEGRVSADLKGSQAPSIKYSFIQPQIFQAIGVISFAFVCHHNSLLIYGSMRTPTMDRFDQVTHVAAGLSLVACLTMAIPAFLVFTDRTQGNVLNNFPQDDAVINIARFCFGANMVTTTPMELMVCREVIEEYFFAHEAFDQTRHVLFTTSILFASMAVALVTCDLGVMLEITGGASATALAFVFPALCYIKLLPAREPWNGRAKLPAVLCAGFGILVLVLSVGLALQKAWGPEGATRLCA
- a CDS encoding phosphomevalonate kinase-like protein, yielding MATVVSAPGKVLIAGGYLVLDHRYPGLVVSTSSRFYTVVQPASRSGKIIVNSPQFENAIWAYDVKLEGDGIRIEQVEDATGSKNRFVQTALEGTLAIALAIEEKIHSLRWTKDWTYTSLRPMIFTLNAQALPPTLDSLNSIPPFLPQGCPIGQVHKTGLGSSASLITSLVSALLLHFDAISPDSLSSDALRMKDENSRTMWPTSCKESQMDRPCFPPLPLEQSMEPHRLSLQTPPLTRIMLADVDSGSDTPSMVGNVLKWKKAEPAVGTFSDQLWEGLDKCNRGLGDIVNRLSQRYDEDPNRIREHSRQTDPSKSIKWERQSPIEALEVTVAQLFGNTRQLAKSIRDGMRAMGKSSGVPIEPPEQTRLLDACCALPGVIGGGVPGAGGYDAIWLLVLQPQDKELASSVVASVEKLWQRWTELSVSPLLATESLERGARKELLQDVLGLEAALKGSA